A DNA window from bacterium contains the following coding sequences:
- a CDS encoding family 20 glycosylhydrolase, whose protein sequence is MVTCWRICLGGLLVMLSFISGIGFGAPLQQPLPEIVAVYADPPPNVDGILDDACWQKAKPVTNFLDYQTAMPKREQTEVWIVYDSENIYIAFRGYESKMEQLVGKFTTENDPVYLDDSFEVFISPFMVTVNNNYYHFVTNILGTKYSMFHGDERYAGAETKLVWEVKTGRELNAWIAEFKIPFSTLAVRGYNERYWRINFCRNELPHQETSSWSFCAGSFHNSVRFGILKGIEFNGKFISYRGDIAPLKPSATEGTNPIPIADALIPQPKPVVIIPQPMYLKLLENDFRINKETKIVIASNPSKENAKAAEELNQEIAELAGFNLEVVSASKYKFGKITNAIVIGEPWVNPISKQICHHENIGVTKTYPGEQGYILRVTKEYAIIAGSDPLGTYYGTQSFKQLLRQHHDFSLVAKGAEIFDKPQFKYRCIHLLADKDSIWFHTRLIDRVFSRYKINHIVYEVEQGIQWESVPEVNQPAAITKSEFKKVLQCAKDHFITVTPLVQTLGHLEFVFRAKKNLEFVEDSAMPYAYCPLNPKSYEFIFKMIDEAIDLFDKPEYLHIGHDEFEMRGTFPVHEECKKVGLVDLYYLDTLKLYEHLKQKGVKTMMWGDILLKEKFKSKIDTLPKDIVIADWHYAPKTVYPSIDFYQEHGFRTIGCTWYIPKNIEGFSQYCAKKNAYGMMQTTWTGYFGNATALEKEFKQIYAYILAADYFWSPLPKKLDELPYDPAQLLRERYNEPTKLLKPQPGILFDLSSYCNVSLIDSQDTLGFLGYGQGNDLSRLAMLGQDSAVRLEDCVMYTISKIGDTPAGLMLKGPGIAESFPEKISGIPIKQKLSRIAFLHTTGWPANPESKIGQYIINYQDGTKSFVDLKYGINIHSWLDNVSPPQLSVAWKGKLRDGKRITIRSYIWWNPYPEKEISTIDFVATDGSVAPILLAVTGLV, encoded by the coding sequence ATGGTTACCTGTTGGAGAATTTGTTTAGGTGGATTATTAGTTATGCTCTCATTCATTTCGGGGATAGGATTTGGTGCTCCGCTTCAACAACCTTTACCAGAAATAGTTGCGGTTTATGCTGACCCGCCCCCGAATGTAGATGGCATCCTTGATGATGCTTGCTGGCAGAAAGCAAAACCGGTAACGAATTTTCTCGATTATCAGACGGCAATGCCGAAACGGGAGCAAACCGAAGTCTGGATAGTGTATGATTCCGAGAATATCTATATTGCATTTCGTGGGTATGAATCGAAAATGGAACAACTGGTTGGAAAGTTTACAACCGAAAACGACCCGGTATATCTCGATGATTCATTTGAAGTATTCATTTCTCCGTTTATGGTTACGGTAAATAATAATTATTATCATTTCGTAACCAATATTCTCGGTACAAAATATTCGATGTTCCATGGTGATGAACGATATGCTGGAGCGGAAACCAAACTCGTTTGGGAAGTTAAAACCGGGAGAGAGTTGAATGCTTGGATAGCAGAATTTAAGATACCGTTTTCAACCTTAGCAGTGCGCGGATACAATGAACGATATTGGCGGATAAACTTCTGTCGGAACGAACTCCCGCATCAAGAAACATCGAGCTGGTCGTTCTGTGCTGGTTCATTTCATAACTCTGTGCGGTTTGGTATCCTGAAAGGAATCGAATTTAATGGCAAGTTTATTTCGTACCGTGGAGATATCGCTCCGCTCAAACCGTCTGCAACTGAAGGAACGAATCCGATTCCTATAGCTGACGCGCTCATTCCCCAGCCGAAGCCAGTGGTAATTATTCCCCAACCGATGTATCTGAAATTGTTAGAGAATGATTTTCGTATTAATAAGGAGACTAAAATCGTTATTGCCTCCAATCCATCGAAAGAAAACGCGAAAGCAGCAGAAGAATTGAATCAGGAGATAGCCGAACTTGCCGGATTCAATCTAGAAGTTGTATCCGCATCGAAATATAAATTCGGGAAAATAACTAATGCGATTGTTATTGGTGAACCGTGGGTGAATCCGATAAGTAAACAAATCTGCCACCATGAGAATATTGGGGTCACTAAAACTTATCCTGGTGAACAGGGATATATACTTCGGGTAACGAAAGAGTATGCAATTATCGCTGGGAGTGATCCGTTGGGAACCTACTACGGTACACAATCGTTTAAACAATTACTTCGGCAACACCATGATTTTTCACTTGTTGCGAAGGGAGCGGAGATTTTTGATAAACCACAATTTAAATATCGATGTATCCATCTCCTAGCGGATAAGGATTCCATCTGGTTTCATACTCGACTCATCGACCGGGTTTTTTCCCGATATAAAATCAATCATATTGTGTATGAAGTTGAACAGGGGATACAATGGGAATCGGTGCCGGAAGTTAACCAGCCGGCTGCGATAACGAAATCGGAATTTAAAAAGGTTCTCCAATGCGCAAAAGACCATTTTATAACGGTTACACCGTTAGTTCAGACACTTGGTCATCTCGAGTTCGTTTTCCGGGCGAAAAAGAATCTCGAATTTGTTGAAGATAGTGCGATGCCGTATGCATACTGTCCGTTAAATCCGAAAAGCTACGAGTTTATATTTAAAATGATTGATGAAGCAATTGACCTGTTTGATAAACCGGAATATCTCCATATTGGTCATGACGAATTCGAGATGCGCGGTACGTTCCCGGTGCATGAAGAATGTAAAAAAGTCGGACTGGTAGATTTATATTATTTGGACACGTTGAAACTTTACGAACACCTAAAACAAAAAGGGGTTAAAACGATGATGTGGGGCGATATCCTTTTAAAGGAAAAGTTTAAATCGAAAATTGATACGCTTCCCAAAGATATCGTTATTGCGGATTGGCATTACGCTCCAAAAACCGTTTATCCAAGCATTGATTTCTATCAGGAACACGGTTTTAGAACGATTGGATGTACCTGGTATATTCCGAAGAATATCGAAGGGTTCAGTCAGTATTGCGCAAAGAAGAATGCTTACGGAATGATGCAAACGACTTGGACTGGCTATTTTGGAAACGCTACTGCACTCGAGAAAGAGTTCAAGCAAATTTATGCTTATATTCTCGCTGCAGACTATTTCTGGAGTCCGTTACCGAAAAAACTTGATGAGCTGCCTTATGACCCGGCACAATTGCTTCGAGAGCGATATAACGAACCGACGAAATTGTTGAAACCACAACCGGGTATATTATTCGATTTATCATCGTATTGCAATGTTAGTCTGATTGATAGTCAAGATACGCTTGGGTTCCTCGGATATGGACAGGGTAATGATTTATCCAGACTTGCCATGCTCGGTCAGGATAGTGCGGTGCGATTAGAAGATTGTGTGATGTATACCATATCAAAAATCGGAGATACTCCTGCCGGGTTGATGTTGAAAGGACCAGGGATAGCAGAATCGTTTCCGGAAAAAATTAGCGGAATTCCGATTAAACAAAAACTATCTAGGATTGCATTTTTGCATACCACCGGTTGGCCAGCAAACCCTGAATCGAAAA
- a CDS encoding iron ABC transporter permease, whose product MKFGLLAILLLFFVVFFIYPIFYVVEQSVWIDGQFDLTYFKLLLTHPIIQQGLRNSFHLALVVTLLTTLISFPLSLIFRRYQFFGKRIFSGLVLLPLIVPPFVGAIGFKQLLARFGSVNLLLIQFGLIAEPLDFLGAAGFWGVVILETLHLYPIMYLNLTASLANLDLSLEEAAASLGAKPFRRWRTVTLPLILPGYFAGAVIVFLWSFADLGTPLIFEYRKVVPIMIFEMITDMAVNPMGYALVVSVLFLTILLFIVSKKIGGTKGYASLTRKTEIVVSERKDNNKVIQFIRSIVLSLLLILLIFISVLPHLGVILTSFSDEWFMTVLPTKWTLKYYQLAFAHPLAISSIRNSLMLSAASTFLNILIGVSIAYLVARKKIRGAMMLDILTMLSLTIPGLVLAFGYLTCFSGTFLDPRVNPVPLLIIGYTIRRLPYMVRSAYAGFQQCSVTLEEASSSLGAKPSQTFLRVTFPLIFMHVLVGSVLAFAFAMLEVSDSLILAMQERYYPITKAIYALLGRVTDGPQIASAMGVLGMGILIISFLIASKLLGKRMGDLFKV is encoded by the coding sequence ATGAAGTTTGGATTACTTGCTATTCTCCTACTCTTCTTTGTGGTTTTTTTCATCTACCCAATATTCTATGTGGTTGAGCAATCGGTTTGGATAGACGGGCAATTTGATTTAACCTATTTTAAACTTCTATTAACTCATCCGATTATCCAGCAGGGGTTACGTAATAGTTTCCATCTTGCACTGGTAGTAACGCTGTTAACCACGCTGATTAGTTTCCCATTATCGCTGATATTCCGACGATACCAGTTTTTCGGGAAACGGATTTTCAGCGGGTTAGTATTACTACCGTTAATCGTCCCGCCGTTTGTCGGCGCAATCGGATTTAAGCAACTGCTTGCTCGGTTTGGGTCAGTCAATCTGCTGCTGATACAATTCGGGCTGATTGCGGAACCGCTCGATTTTCTTGGTGCAGCGGGATTCTGGGGCGTGGTTATTCTCGAAACGCTCCATTTATATCCGATAATGTATTTAAACTTAACCGCAAGTTTAGCTAATCTCGACCTGAGTTTAGAAGAAGCTGCAGCCAGTCTTGGTGCGAAACCGTTCCGACGCTGGAGAACCGTAACCCTGCCGTTAATTTTACCCGGATATTTTGCTGGTGCGGTAATCGTTTTCTTATGGTCATTTGCAGATTTAGGTACTCCGCTGATTTTTGAATATCGGAAAGTTGTTCCCATAATGATATTCGAAATGATAACGGATATGGCCGTGAACCCGATGGGCTATGCGTTAGTCGTATCTGTGCTGTTCTTAACTATTCTGCTATTTATCGTTAGTAAAAAAATCGGCGGTACGAAAGGATATGCGAGCTTAACTCGAAAAACCGAAATCGTTGTTTCAGAACGAAAAGATAACAATAAAGTTATCCAGTTCATTCGTTCTATCGTTCTATCGTTGTTGTTGATTCTTTTAATTTTCATTTCCGTTCTGCCCCATCTTGGCGTCATCTTAACTTCATTTTCGGATGAATGGTTTATGACCGTTCTGCCAACTAAATGGACACTGAAATATTATCAGTTAGCATTTGCGCATCCCTTAGCGATTAGCAGTATCAGGAATAGTTTGATGTTAAGTGCTGCGAGTACGTTTCTCAATATTCTTATCGGAGTTAGTATTGCCTATCTGGTTGCGCGGAAGAAGATTCGCGGAGCAATGATGTTGGATATTTTAACGATGTTAAGTTTAACCATCCCCGGACTCGTCCTAGCATTCGGATATTTAACCTGTTTTTCCGGAACGTTTCTTGACCCGCGAGTTAATCCGGTTCCATTACTGATTATCGGATATACCATTCGCCGGTTGCCGTATATGGTTCGGTCAGCGTATGCCGGGTTCCAGCAATGTAGTGTCACGCTCGAAGAAGCCTCTTCAAGTCTCGGAGCAAAACCGAGTCAGACGTTTTTACGAGTAACCTTCCCCTTAATCTTCATGCATGTTTTGGTGGGTAGCGTGCTTGCCTTTGCGTTTGCGATGCTGGAAGTAAGTGATAGTCTTATCCTCGCAATGCAAGAGAGATATTACCCGATAACGAAAGCTATCTATGCATTACTCGGGCGGGTAACTGATGGACCGCAAATCGCGAGTGCGATGGGCGTTCTCGGTATGGGAATTTTGATAATTTCGTTCCTTATCGCCAGCAAACTTCTTGGGAAACGGATGGGAGATTTATTTAAAGTATAA
- a CDS encoding ABC transporter ATP-binding protein has protein sequence MVSVTLNQIKLSIADKLILNDINLKIDAGELFFLLGPSGCGKTTLLRLLAGFYQPDTGDIYFNDQRVNEFPPYQRNIGFVFQNYALFPHLTVAKNIEYGLRTRNIPIADRKKKVAEILALVKLSGYEKRSPGTLSGGEQQRVAVARALVISPDLLLLDEPLANLDAKLRIEMREEIRAIHRESGVTTIYVTHDCKEALSLADRIAVMRDGRILQVGTPKEIYYQPVNSFVAGFIGETNLINGTIQQILEHNQILIQTELGQLIANQGSIPVQPGQSVICSIRPESIQLQKYQASSTEYEHSPMNRFSADIVSASFQGEQEQIWFHLATGLEWKAVVTEAKAVSVKPGEKINISFPPEHIIVLKE, from the coding sequence ATGGTTTCGGTAACTTTAAACCAAATCAAACTTTCTATTGCCGATAAGCTCATTCTCAATGATATTAATCTTAAGATTGACGCTGGGGAATTGTTTTTTCTCCTCGGTCCGTCAGGGTGTGGGAAAACTACTCTTCTTCGGTTATTAGCCGGATTCTATCAACCGGATACGGGTGATATTTATTTCAATGACCAGCGGGTAAATGAATTCCCGCCGTATCAGCGGAATATCGGGTTTGTATTCCAGAACTATGCGTTATTCCCGCATTTAACCGTAGCGAAAAATATCGAGTATGGATTGAGAACGCGCAATATCCCGATAGCTGACCGAAAGAAGAAAGTTGCGGAGATATTGGCGTTAGTTAAACTTTCAGGGTATGAGAAACGGAGTCCGGGAACGTTATCGGGAGGAGAACAGCAGCGAGTCGCGGTAGCTCGCGCTTTGGTTATTTCGCCAGATTTATTGCTGCTCGATGAACCGTTAGCGAACCTAGATGCGAAACTTCGAATTGAAATGCGAGAAGAAATTCGGGCTATCCATCGGGAATCAGGAGTAACGACGATTTATGTAACGCATGATTGTAAAGAAGCGTTATCATTAGCTGACCGAATCGCTGTAATGCGCGATGGGAGAATCTTGCAAGTCGGGACGCCAAAAGAAATATATTATCAACCAGTTAATAGTTTCGTTGCCGGGTTTATCGGGGAAACCAATCTGATTAATGGAACGATACAACAGATACTAGAACACAATCAGATTCTTATTCAGACCGAACTCGGGCAACTAATAGCGAATCAGGGTTCTATTCCCGTTCAACCAGGTCAATCAGTGATATGCTCAATTCGACCGGAATCAATCCAGTTACAAAAGTACCAAGCATCAAGTACCGAGTACGAACATAGCCCGATGAACCGGTTTTCTGCAGATATAGTTAGCGCAAGTTTTCAAGGGGAACAGGAGCAAATTTGGTTCCATCTCGCTACTGGGTTGGAATGGAAAGCCGTAGTAACTGAAGCAAAAGCAGTGTCGGTTAAACCGGGAGAAAAAATCAACATTTCATTTCCTCCTGAACATATTATAGTTCTAAAAGAATAA
- a CDS encoding ParB N-terminal domain-containing protein produces MQNVSIASIKIGFRARFDFGNITELAEDIKHHGLLHPIVVTSDYALIAGFRRLKAAELLGWQEIPAIVQIQSSKEEIAGNETKFTIPNSNNKIESSLNYTLTKLEINSQDKQSAISKLKQFDMQLSENMQRKDLTPLELCEAILERKHRFEQVYGKIKHGGDHMSEEYQKSKLSKGELAFPDFYEQTAKLLKMSITTIYRFLQLKDLDPDLKELVSARALGYREALYQQSERNRARKKTQPQKALYKPIGVPSPAHIAPMQEQYQSAPNLIQLFMLIQHSFQIVQKLKKKPLEYDKFKLEYFYILIPQMEKLMEYYGEVLSRLLQEQEKKLQQLTSMNIEQPEQI; encoded by the coding sequence ATGCAGAATGTTTCGATTGCTTCAATAAAAATTGGTTTTCGTGCTCGGTTTGATTTCGGTAATATAACCGAGTTAGCGGAAGATATCAAACACCATGGATTATTACATCCAATAGTGGTAACATCAGATTATGCATTGATTGCTGGATTCAGAAGATTGAAAGCAGCTGAATTGCTCGGCTGGCAAGAAATTCCAGCGATAGTTCAAATACAAAGTTCGAAGGAAGAAATAGCAGGTAACGAAACTAAATTTACCATTCCAAATTCAAATAACAAAATAGAATCATCTTTGAACTACACCTTGACTAAGCTCGAAATAAACAGTCAGGATAAGCAATCCGCAATATCCAAGTTAAAACAGTTTGACATGCAATTATCGGAAAATATGCAAAGGAAAGACTTGACTCCGCTAGAGCTCTGCGAAGCGATTCTCGAACGAAAACACCGGTTTGAACAGGTCTATGGAAAGATTAAACACGGAGGTGACCATATGAGTGAAGAATATCAAAAAAGCAAGTTATCCAAAGGAGAACTTGCTTTCCCAGACTTCTATGAACAGACGGCAAAACTTTTAAAAATGAGCATAACCACCATCTATCGATTTTTACAATTAAAAGACTTAGACCCGGATTTGAAAGAGTTGGTATCGGCTCGAGCACTGGGATATCGGGAAGCGTTATATCAACAATCTGAACGGAATCGTGCGAGGAAAAAAACACAACCGCAGAAAGCTCTATACAAACCGATAGGAGTTCCGAGTCCGGCGCACATTGCGCCGATGCAGGAGCAATATCAATCTGCACCGAACCTGATTCAATTATTCATGCTCATTCAGCATAGTTTCCAAATCGTCCAGAAACTAAAAAAGAAACCATTAGAATATGACAAGTTTAAGTTGGAATATTTTTATATTCTGATTCCGCAGATGGAAAAACTGATGGAATATTATGGGGAAGTGTTATCTCGGTTACTGCAAGAGCAAGAAAAGAAACTGCAACAATTAACCAGCATGAACATTGAGCAACCGGAGCAAATCTAG
- a CDS encoding metalloregulator ArsR/SmtB family transcription factor encodes MREIAELFNLLSDQTRLRILNLLFQRPLCVCELEEVLQMSQSRISHQLKLLRAANLVIDERDRQWIIYRIQPQTEHFSQLILDILRQWLEQNEIAKSDLARLQECMVCGSRRTTVCNGNRKIQNPNVK; translated from the coding sequence ATGCGAGAGATAGCCGAGTTATTTAACCTATTATCTGACCAGACCCGATTGCGGATTCTAAATCTCTTATTCCAACGACCATTATGTGTCTGTGAGTTGGAAGAAGTACTGCAGATGTCACAATCGCGGATATCGCATCAGTTGAAATTGTTACGCGCTGCCAATCTGGTTATAGATGAACGTGACCGGCAATGGATAATCTATCGTATCCAACCGCAAACGGAACATTTCTCGCAACTGATTCTCGATATTTTGCGACAATGGCTCGAACAGAACGAAATCGCGAAATCGGATTTAGCGCGGTTGCAAGAATGCATGGTTTGCGGCTCGAGAAGAACGACTGTTTGTAATGGTAATCGCAAAATCCAAAATCCAAATGTCAAATAA